The following are encoded together in the Mammaliicoccus vitulinus genome:
- a CDS encoding fluoride efflux transporter FluC translates to MTLLFIMMSSGIGAVCRQLVNDIFTKVYTISFPIATLVVNIIGSLIIGFAAQHLNSDSYSYAIIAIGFCGGFTTFSTHFLEVYEQYLLKSYKKMTIYILLTIILSIGSCYLGYHI, encoded by the coding sequence ATGACTTTACTATTTATTATGATGAGTTCAGGTATTGGCGCAGTTTGTAGACAGTTAGTTAATGATATTTTCACAAAAGTTTATACTATTTCTTTTCCAATAGCAACTTTAGTTGTAAATATAATTGGTAGTTTAATCATTGGTTTTGCTGCACAACATTTAAACTCTGACTCATATAGTTACGCAATTATAGCGATAGGATTTTGTGGAGGATTCACGACATTTTCCACACACTTTTTAGAAGTCTACGAACAATATTTATTAAAATCATATAAAAAAATGACGATCTACATATTATTAACGATCATACTATCAATAGGTTCATGTTATTTAGGTTATCACATTTAA